Sequence from the Aerococcus tenax genome:
ACTAGTTCAATCCCCATTTTTTCGATGTCTTCGCGGTCTTCTGTTGGTAGGTTGTCTTCGTCAATCCCACTGGAAGAGACTTTTTCGAAGAGGACTTTGATGGTTTGTAAGAGGATCTTCATATCCAATATCAAGGAATAGGTCTTGATATAAATAAGGTCAAAGTTCAACTTACTATTAAAGTCAGAAGCATACTTCCCATAGACTTGGGCGTAACCGGTTAAACCGGCTTTAACATTATGGCGCAAGTAGTAATGGGGGTTTTGTTTTTGGAATTGGTCGACAAAGAATGGCCGTTCTGGACGGGGGCCAACGAGGGACATGTCCCCTTTCAAAATATTGATTAATTGGGGTAATTCATCGATACGGACAGCCCGGATAAACTTCCCGACTGGGGTAATCCGCGAGTCATTCTTACGGGCGATCACTGGACCGGATTGAACCTCAGAATCCACCACCATGGAGCGGAACTTGAGAATTTCAAATTCCTTGCTATTTTCAGTAATCCGGACTTGCTTGTAGAACACCGGGCCTCTGGAAGTTAGCTTGATGGCAATGGCGGTTAAGAGCATGATTGGTGAAGCGATGATTAACAGGATCAAGGAACAAATAATATCTAAGCCCCGCTTGATCAAGGCCTGGTCGGCAGGAATCCGAAAGTCAGAAGTCTCAATAATCGACTCATCTTCAAAGCTCATGATATTGGGGTTAACCATGACCAAGTTCTCAAACTTGGAATTGAGGAAGAGTTTCTTCTCTTTCTGCATGAGGAGCCCATAAATTTTTAATTTCTCTTTTTCTGGGATCGACGAAGCCATATAAACAATATCGATATCGTCTAGGCGTTTACAGATATTATTATAAAAATCCGATAAGACCACATGGGTCACCAGGTGGCGAGAGCTCTTACTATTCTTAAAGTTATAAATAGCTGAAAAAACCTCATCTTCGTAACCAATAATCATGACCCGCTTAGTCGAGGCATAGCGGCGGTAGATACTAAAGACCAAACTCCTAAAGAAATACAGGAGGGTCACACTGAC
This genomic interval carries:
- a CDS encoding sugar transferase, giving the protein MQKNGEWTNWYRIVIWATEALILFLSYLISFLIRYQSRYIPLENGEAFQSVFPWIMLIFLVINLLSGVYVLYNKTRGDLFFITLIDQGLIAAMTMILSFIGRWFAFPRLVILIDFFVSVTLLYFFRSLVFSIYRRYASTKRVMIIGYEDEVFSAIYNFKNSKSSRHLVTHVVLSDFYNNICKRLDDIDIVYMASSIPEKEKLKIYGLLMQKEKKLFLNSKFENLVMVNPNIMSFEDESIIETSDFRIPADQALIKRGLDIICSLILLIIASPIMLLTAIAIKLTSRGPVFYKQVRITENSKEFEILKFRSMVVDSEVQSGPVIARKNDSRITPVGKFIRAVRIDELPQLINILKGDMSLVGPRPERPFFVDQFQKQNPHYYLRHNVKAGLTGYAQVYGKYASDFNSKLNFDLIYIKTYSLILDMKILLQTIKVLFEKVSSSGIDEDNLPTEDREDIEKMGIELVE